One window of the Synechococcus sp. CC9311 genome contains the following:
- the lgt gene encoding prolipoprotein diacylglyceryl transferase — translation MIIPIVFTSPGPVLFQFGPITLRWYGLLIALAVLIGLNLSSWLAKQRNLESGLISDLLPILVLAAIIGARLYYVAFEWRSYQNSWWDVFAIWQGGIAIHGALIGGTISVILFSRWRKVSFWDLLDVLVPSVILGQTIGRWGNFFNSEAFGVPTQLPWKLFIPYSSRPQIFSDSEFFHPTFLYESLWNLAVFIVLITLFQWARSGRISLPSGALSCVYLLCYSLGRVWIEGLRIDPLCLGGVPPFCDGGLRIAQLMSLSLLLLAGFGLFWLYGKRKPLPDPGLRIPGTP, via the coding sequence GTGATCATTCCCATTGTATTTACATCACCTGGGCCCGTGCTTTTTCAGTTCGGGCCCATTACTTTGCGCTGGTACGGACTACTCATAGCGCTGGCCGTGCTCATCGGCCTCAATTTATCGAGCTGGTTAGCTAAACAGAGAAATCTTGAATCGGGATTAATTAGCGACCTTCTTCCCATTCTGGTGCTGGCTGCCATCATCGGTGCTCGTCTCTATTACGTGGCCTTTGAATGGCGCTCTTACCAAAACTCCTGGTGGGATGTGTTTGCGATTTGGCAAGGGGGGATTGCGATCCATGGAGCATTGATAGGAGGCACAATCTCCGTAATTTTGTTCTCTCGTTGGCGGAAAGTTTCCTTTTGGGATCTTCTCGATGTTTTGGTCCCATCCGTGATCCTTGGTCAAACAATTGGACGCTGGGGGAATTTTTTCAATTCAGAAGCCTTTGGGGTTCCGACCCAATTGCCTTGGAAATTATTTATCCCTTATTCAAGCCGTCCCCAGATCTTTTCTGATTCAGAGTTCTTTCACCCCACATTCCTTTACGAATCTCTTTGGAATTTGGCGGTTTTCATTGTGCTGATAACGTTGTTTCAATGGGCGCGGAGTGGGCGTATTTCACTCCCATCAGGAGCTCTTAGTTGTGTTTATTTGCTCTGCTACAGCCTTGGTCGTGTGTGGATTGAGGGTCTGCGAATTGATCCGCTCTGCTTAGGAGGAGTCCCTCCATTTTGCGACGGGGGCTTGAGGATTGCTCAGTTGATGAGCCTCTCATTGCTGCTGCTTGCGGGCTTTGGTTTGTTTTGGCTATACGGGAAACGAAAGCCTTTGCCTGATCCAGGCTTACGCATCCCAGGTACTCCATGA
- the ispD gene encoding 2-C-methyl-D-erythritol 4-phosphate cytidylyltransferase, whose protein sequence is MHLLIAAAGSGRRMGATRNKLLLPLSGQPVLAWTLQAALEAESIHWIGIIGQEIDRSEILTLVEGAPKPVAWITGGDSRQESVSRGLAGLPDTAQHVLIHDGARCLASPHLFNRCSDAVRSGKAVIAATPVTDTIKRVDASGLITATPNRAELWAAQTPQAFSVDELRQGHREAHACGWTVTDDASLYERLGWPVNVLDAGPSNIKVTTPFDLTVAAAVLAERLG, encoded by the coding sequence ATGCATCTGTTGATCGCAGCCGCCGGTAGTGGGCGGCGGATGGGGGCGACCCGCAACAAGCTGTTGCTGCCTCTGTCTGGACAACCCGTTCTGGCATGGACATTGCAAGCAGCTCTTGAAGCTGAGTCGATCCATTGGATCGGAATCATTGGTCAGGAGATTGACCGTTCCGAGATTCTCACTCTCGTGGAAGGCGCTCCCAAACCCGTCGCTTGGATTACCGGCGGAGACAGTCGTCAGGAGTCAGTCTCACGGGGGCTGGCAGGACTGCCAGACACAGCACAACATGTGCTCATCCATGACGGGGCCCGCTGTCTCGCATCCCCCCACTTATTTAACCGCTGTTCAGATGCCGTTCGTAGCGGCAAGGCGGTGATTGCTGCGACCCCTGTGACCGACACGATCAAACGCGTTGATGCATCAGGCTTGATCACAGCGACTCCGAATCGCGCAGAGCTGTGGGCGGCTCAAACTCCACAGGCTTTTTCCGTGGATGAACTCCGCCAGGGTCATCGTGAAGCGCATGCTTGCGGCTGGACTGTCACCGATGACGCTTCTCTTTATGAGCGCTTGGGATGGCCAGTCAACGTTCTTGATGCTGGTCCCTCCAATATCAAAGTCACAACCCCTTTTGATCTCACTGTGGCCGCAGCGGTGCTGGCAGAACGCCTGGGTTAG
- a CDS encoding DUF3067 family protein, whose protein sequence is MIHSAVSVLVEPTFEQSIPPLTVNEVIDLLRERWQASYDMQLVVRRKRMYLQVMWAYLEQQSFPLNEEEYRIHIAQVVDVVNRSGQAGAVRSWLNETRDRPRLGKALSLQLQGEERLEEFLV, encoded by the coding sequence ATGATCCACTCAGCCGTTTCCGTGCTTGTAGAACCAACATTCGAACAATCCATCCCTCCTCTAACCGTCAATGAGGTCATCGACCTGCTGCGGGAACGCTGGCAAGCCAGCTACGACATGCAACTCGTTGTGAGGCGCAAACGGATGTATCTCCAAGTGATGTGGGCCTATCTCGAGCAGCAATCCTTCCCTTTAAACGAGGAGGAGTACCGCATCCACATAGCCCAAGTGGTGGATGTGGTGAATCGCTCAGGCCAGGCAGGCGCCGTGCGTTCTTGGCTAAACGAGACGCGAGACCGTCCACGCCTTGGGAAAGCCCTTAGCCTGCAGCTGCAGGGGGAGGAGCGTCTGGAGGAGTTTCTGGTCTGA
- the cobM gene encoding precorrin-4 C(11)-methyltransferase, with protein sequence MTTVSIVGAGPGAPDLLTRRAENRLKSAQVLIWTDSLVSPQIAALAPDHCETIRSSTLTLEDVLPLMIDRAKKGLEVVRLHDGDPCLYGALSEQICGLTDAGISVDVVPGISAYQATASALGAELTIPGLVQTIVLGRAGGRTGVPETESLENLARLKASLCLYLSARHVEEVQATLLKHYSPDTPVAIGHRVSWPDEWLQVVPLDRMAAISQEQNLIRTTLYVVSPALNAGRQRSKLYSPDHDHLFRPSR encoded by the coding sequence ATGACCACAGTGTCGATTGTCGGTGCAGGGCCCGGAGCTCCTGATCTCCTAACGCGACGTGCTGAGAACCGGTTGAAGTCTGCCCAGGTTTTGATTTGGACAGATTCGTTGGTGTCGCCTCAGATCGCGGCCTTAGCCCCAGATCACTGCGAAACGATTCGGAGTAGCACTCTCACGCTTGAGGATGTGCTTCCACTGATGATTGATCGGGCCAAAAAAGGTCTTGAGGTTGTTCGTCTTCATGATGGTGATCCCTGCCTGTATGGAGCTCTTTCTGAGCAAATTTGTGGATTAACTGACGCTGGGATTTCTGTCGACGTAGTTCCAGGAATCAGCGCTTATCAGGCGACCGCCTCAGCATTAGGGGCTGAGCTCACGATTCCTGGCCTTGTTCAGACCATTGTTCTAGGAAGGGCTGGTGGACGCACTGGGGTGCCCGAAACGGAGAGTTTGGAGAATCTTGCCCGCCTTAAAGCATCGCTCTGCCTCTATCTCAGTGCTCGCCATGTTGAGGAGGTGCAAGCAACATTGCTGAAGCATTATTCGCCTGATACACCAGTTGCTATCGGTCACCGTGTGAGTTGGCCTGATGAATGGCTTCAAGTCGTCCCACTGGACCGCATGGCAGCGATCTCTCAAGAGCAAAATTTGATCCGGACCACTCTTTATGTGGTGAGTCCAGCATTGAATGCAGGTCGCCAGCGCTCAAAGCTTTACTCGCCAGACCACGATCACCTGTTCCGTCCTAGTCGCTAA
- a CDS encoding 4-hydroxybenzoate polyprenyltransferase translates to MLFRQTLAPWVALLRWNKPSGRLILLIPAGWSLWLTPDAPPSLALVLMIVLGGLAVSGAGCIANDLWDRRIDRNVERTKQRPLAQGSLSVAQAVVVLIVMLVISLGVVLNLPDSVRNLCFVLACLALPPILIYPSAKRWFAYPQAVLALCWGFAVLIPWAAQTGDLNGGWPLAGCWVATLLWTFSFDTVYAMADRPDDARMALNSSALTLGSSVLRVVGVTYALSMLALAVAAACAGIGVIFWPFWLVVTFGMQRATRALNSVRQQSMSVYGVHFSHQVRLGALLLLGLVLGRLG, encoded by the coding sequence ATGTTGTTTCGTCAAACCCTTGCTCCATGGGTTGCCCTTTTGCGTTGGAACAAACCCAGCGGAAGACTGATTTTGCTGATTCCAGCAGGCTGGAGTCTCTGGCTCACTCCGGATGCACCGCCATCGCTGGCCCTGGTGCTGATGATCGTGCTCGGCGGCCTGGCGGTCAGTGGGGCGGGCTGTATTGCGAATGATTTATGGGATCGCCGCATCGACCGCAATGTGGAACGGACGAAGCAACGTCCGCTTGCGCAAGGAAGTTTGAGCGTTGCGCAGGCCGTGGTTGTGTTGATCGTGATGTTGGTCATCAGCTTGGGGGTGGTGTTGAACTTGCCGGATTCCGTGCGCAACCTTTGCTTTGTGCTGGCTTGTTTGGCCCTGCCGCCGATATTGATCTACCCATCCGCTAAGCGTTGGTTTGCATATCCCCAAGCGGTGTTGGCCTTGTGTTGGGGTTTCGCTGTGTTGATTCCTTGGGCCGCGCAAACCGGAGATTTGAATGGCGGTTGGCCATTGGCAGGTTGCTGGGTTGCCACCCTGCTTTGGACGTTTTCTTTTGACACTGTGTACGCGATGGCGGATCGTCCTGATGACGCCCGGATGGCTTTAAACAGCAGCGCACTGACCCTTGGCTCGTCCGTCTTGCGCGTTGTGGGTGTGACCTATGCGCTCTCGATGCTGGCCCTGGCTGTTGCTGCTGCCTGCGCCGGAATCGGCGTCATTTTCTGGCCGTTCTGGTTGGTGGTGACCTTCGGGATGCAGCGTGCCACCCGTGCGCTGAACAGCGTTAGGCAGCAGTCCATGTCGGTGTATGGCGTTCATTTCAGTCACCAGGTGCGTTTGGGCGCATTGTTGTTATTGGGTCTCGTTCTCGGGCGGCTGGGATGA
- a CDS encoding helix-turn-helix domain-containing protein translates to MAEVSDATDHSDFRQDELASLGRVLKEERERQGMTCQAFADSLHMGKEQLEALENGDRDNLPEPVFICGMLRRVAQKLGLDPVPLVQQFQSQLGETKAAPAKRVSRERSGSTDAPQGQQDSASMGRWIRNAAIPLLLVGVTAISAIAFRGNRQQSEAVSTVPSQEQPVPQLTPARENGFALDTAMSGDNKSPGPISLVSSQPSWVSVRNRSGDVIFEGTLNEPKQFEGDQGLEVFAGRPDLVRFSYGDASPRALGSIDELRWYPLTPEP, encoded by the coding sequence ATGGCCGAAGTTAGTGACGCTACCGATCATTCAGATTTCCGTCAGGACGAACTCGCTTCCCTCGGCCGCGTCTTAAAGGAAGAGCGGGAAAGGCAAGGGATGACTTGCCAAGCTTTTGCCGATTCGCTCCACATGGGTAAAGAGCAGCTTGAAGCTTTAGAAAATGGAGATCGGGACAATCTTCCAGAACCCGTTTTTATTTGCGGGATGCTGCGAAGAGTTGCGCAAAAATTGGGATTAGACCCCGTTCCTTTGGTTCAACAATTCCAATCTCAGCTTGGTGAGACGAAGGCTGCGCCTGCAAAGCGGGTGAGTCGCGAGCGCTCAGGCTCTACCGATGCACCGCAAGGCCAGCAGGACTCCGCCTCAATGGGGCGCTGGATCAGAAATGCAGCCATTCCCTTGTTGCTCGTTGGAGTGACAGCAATCAGCGCCATTGCATTTCGTGGAAACCGCCAGCAATCAGAAGCAGTGAGCACCGTGCCTTCACAAGAGCAACCTGTTCCTCAGCTCACTCCAGCCAGGGAAAACGGTTTCGCCCTGGACACTGCTATGAGCGGTGACAACAAGAGTCCAGGACCGATTTCGCTTGTCAGCTCACAACCGAGCTGGGTGTCCGTCCGCAATCGGAGCGGGGATGTGATCTTTGAAGGCACTCTGAACGAACCGAAACAGTTTGAGGGCGATCAGGGGCTTGAAGTCTTCGCGGGACGACCTGATTTAGTGCGGTTTAGCTATGGGGATGCCTCGCCTCGGGCCTTGGGCAGCATCGATGAGCTGCGTTGGTATCCCCTCACTCCTGAACCTTGA
- the petC gene encoding cytochrome b6-f complex iron-sulfur subunit — protein MTQMPASDVPGMGRRQFMNLLTFGSVTGVALGALYPVANYFIPPRAAGGGGGTSAKDELGNSVTASGWLSSHAEGDRSLVQGLKGDPTYLIVEGVDAIGSYGINAICTHLGCVVPWNSGANKFMCPCHGSQYDATGKVVRGPAPLSLALANVSVDNDNVFVSQWTETDFRTGEKPWWS, from the coding sequence ATGACTCAGATGCCAGCAAGTGATGTGCCCGGTATGGGCCGTCGGCAGTTCATGAATCTGCTGACCTTCGGATCCGTCACAGGCGTGGCCCTGGGGGCTCTTTATCCGGTGGCGAATTACTTCATCCCGCCCAGAGCTGCTGGGGGTGGTGGCGGAACCAGTGCCAAGGATGAGCTCGGTAATTCAGTGACCGCGAGCGGTTGGTTGAGTAGCCACGCCGAGGGTGATCGCAGCCTTGTCCAAGGCTTGAAAGGTGACCCCACCTACTTGATCGTGGAAGGCGTTGATGCCATCGGAAGCTATGGCATCAACGCCATTTGCACGCACCTGGGTTGTGTCGTGCCTTGGAACAGCGGCGCCAACAAATTCATGTGTCCTTGCCACGGCAGTCAGTACGACGCCACAGGCAAGGTGGTGCGCGGCCCCGCGCCTCTGTCCTTGGCGTTAGCCAATGTCAGCGTCGACAACGACAACGTATTTGTCAGCCAGTGGACTGAAACCGATTTCCGGACGGGCGAAAAGCCCTGGTGGTCCTGA
- the petA gene encoding cytochrome f produces the protein MRRLLSSTFAALIVGLAVFSAPAASWAYPFWAQQNYDSPREATGKIVCANCHLAQKLTQAEVPQSVLPDSVFKAVVKIPYDTGVQELGADGSQVPLQVGAVVMLPDGFTLAPQDRWTDEIKEETEGVYFTEYSDDQPNVILVGPIPGDEHQEIVFPVLAPDPATDSSISFGKYSIHVGGNRGRGQVYPTGEKSNNTVYTAPASGSVSAIEPGDNGASVVTVKSADGAEITETVPVGPALLVSVGDVVEAGAPITDDPNVGGFGQLDTEVVLQNPVRIYGMLAFFAAVALAQIMLVLKKRQIEKVQAAEGV, from the coding sequence ATGCGTCGCCTGCTCTCCTCCACTTTTGCCGCACTGATCGTCGGCCTCGCTGTTTTCAGCGCACCCGCTGCAAGTTGGGCTTATCCCTTCTGGGCACAACAAAATTACGACTCTCCCCGGGAGGCCACCGGCAAGATCGTTTGTGCGAACTGCCACTTGGCCCAAAAGCTCACTCAGGCAGAAGTTCCCCAGTCCGTGCTGCCTGACAGCGTCTTCAAGGCAGTTGTCAAGATCCCTTACGACACCGGCGTTCAAGAGCTAGGTGCTGATGGCAGTCAGGTTCCCCTCCAGGTTGGAGCTGTTGTAATGCTTCCTGATGGCTTTACGCTCGCTCCTCAGGATCGCTGGACCGATGAGATCAAGGAGGAAACAGAGGGCGTTTATTTCACTGAGTACAGCGACGACCAACCCAACGTGATTTTGGTGGGGCCGATCCCTGGTGATGAGCATCAAGAGATTGTCTTCCCAGTGCTGGCTCCTGACCCCGCAACGGACAGCAGCATCAGTTTTGGTAAGTACTCCATTCACGTTGGTGGAAACCGCGGCCGCGGACAGGTGTACCCAACGGGTGAAAAGAGCAACAACACCGTCTACACGGCCCCGGCTTCCGGCTCTGTTAGTGCCATTGAACCTGGTGACAATGGCGCAAGCGTGGTCACCGTGAAGTCTGCCGACGGTGCTGAAATCACAGAGACCGTTCCAGTGGGTCCTGCTCTGTTGGTCTCTGTTGGAGATGTGGTTGAGGCTGGAGCCCCCATCACGGACGATCCCAATGTTGGTGGATTCGGTCAGCTCGATACCGAAGTTGTTCTTCAGAACCCTGTTCGCATCTACGGCATGCTCGCGTTCTTCGCAGCAGTTGCTTTGGCTCAGATCATGCTGGTTCTGAAAAAGAGGCAGATTGAGAAGGTTCAAGCTGCTGAAGGCGTCTGA
- a CDS encoding Ppx/GppA phosphatase family protein has protein sequence MLQVTAGPSFQNGRTLRKIAAIDIGTNSTHLLVASVDPELRTFSIELAEKSTTRLGERDPETGNLSEAAIERGLKALRRFRDLALSHQVEQIVTAATSAVREAPNGRDFLQEIQDQLDLEVDLVSGPEEARLIYLGVLSGMPFGDCPHLVLDIGGGSTELILADGRDARALTSTRVGAVRLQRDFVTDDPMPPQRRTFLQAFIQGSLEPAVNKVLRRITPEETPVMVATSGTAMAIGAIAASEEDRPPLKLHGYRVSKQRLDRVVDRLVMMTPDQRKGLAPINDRRAEIIVPGALILQTSMQMLRVKELVLSERALREGLIVDWMLRHGLLEDRFSFQSSIRQRTVIHQVQRFAVNQQRAERVASHALTLYDNTKDHLHRDDGSGRDLLWAAAMLHACGQHINLSAYHKHSWYLIRHGELLGYSEAEHLMVAAIARYHRRSLPKKRHESWQALQTRDNRRTVSDMALLLRLAVALDRRPEPVVKSLLVKVKNEDLVLELVGEKADQDFSLEQWSLESCAPILREVAGLNLTLKVQE, from the coding sequence GTGCTTCAAGTGACAGCAGGGCCGAGCTTTCAAAACGGTCGGACCTTGCGGAAGATTGCCGCGATCGATATCGGCACCAATTCCACCCACCTCTTGGTGGCCTCTGTTGATCCTGAGCTACGAACGTTCAGCATCGAGTTAGCGGAGAAGTCCACCACTCGATTAGGGGAAAGAGATCCAGAGACAGGCAATCTCTCAGAGGCGGCAATCGAGCGAGGCCTCAAAGCGCTGCGTCGTTTTCGCGATCTCGCTCTGAGTCACCAGGTCGAACAGATCGTGACCGCTGCCACCAGCGCGGTGCGTGAAGCCCCTAATGGTCGGGACTTTTTGCAAGAGATTCAGGATCAGCTCGATCTTGAAGTGGATCTCGTCAGTGGCCCAGAAGAAGCCCGCTTGATCTACTTAGGCGTGCTCTCAGGCATGCCTTTTGGAGACTGTCCGCATCTTGTGCTGGACATCGGAGGCGGATCCACAGAGCTGATTCTTGCGGATGGTCGCGATGCGCGAGCACTCACCAGTACAAGGGTTGGCGCGGTGCGACTTCAGCGAGACTTTGTCACAGATGACCCAATGCCTCCGCAACGTCGAACCTTTCTTCAAGCGTTTATCCAAGGGTCCCTAGAGCCCGCGGTCAACAAAGTGCTGCGGCGGATTACTCCTGAAGAAACGCCCGTGATGGTGGCCACCAGTGGCACCGCGATGGCCATAGGAGCGATAGCCGCGAGTGAGGAGGATCGTCCACCGCTGAAGCTTCACGGCTATCGGGTGAGCAAACAACGTCTCGACAGGGTGGTTGATCGCTTGGTGATGATGACACCAGACCAACGCAAAGGATTGGCACCCATCAACGATCGACGCGCGGAGATCATTGTTCCAGGTGCCTTAATTCTGCAAACCAGCATGCAGATGTTGAGAGTTAAAGAATTGGTTCTGAGTGAACGCGCTCTCCGCGAAGGCCTCATCGTTGATTGGATGTTGCGTCACGGCCTTCTAGAAGACCGTTTCAGCTTTCAAAGCAGCATTCGACAGCGCACCGTGATCCATCAGGTGCAGCGTTTTGCCGTCAATCAGCAACGAGCCGAGCGTGTGGCTTCCCATGCACTCACTCTGTATGACAACACCAAAGACCATCTACACCGTGACGATGGCTCAGGCCGCGACTTGCTATGGGCTGCAGCGATGCTTCACGCCTGCGGCCAACACATCAATCTCAGCGCCTATCACAAGCACTCCTGGTATCTGATCCGCCATGGCGAACTGCTGGGCTATTCCGAAGCAGAGCATCTGATGGTGGCTGCGATCGCGCGTTATCACCGCCGCAGTCTTCCCAAAAAGAGGCATGAGTCTTGGCAGGCGCTTCAAACCCGTGACAATCGACGCACAGTCTCAGATATGGCCTTACTGCTCAGACTGGCAGTTGCCCTCGATCGACGTCCAGAGCCGGTGGTCAAAAGCTTGCTGGTCAAAGTCAAAAATGAAGATCTTGTGCTCGAGTTGGTCGGGGAAAAGGCAGATCAAGATTTCAGTCTCGAGCAGTGGAGCCTGGAGAGTTGTGCACCAATTCTGAGGGAGGTCGCTGGTTTGAACCTCACGCTCAAGGTTCAGGAGTGA
- a CDS encoding LD-carboxypeptidase, with product MPNTERSELLLSPLQSGDEVAVVAASSALDNTDNLLRGISILSSWGLRIRPDFISQRRWGYLAGRDDERRGDFQSVPHASLLACARGGWGAARLLEQPFAWQPGWLLGFSDVTALLCARMAAGVSGGVHGPLITTLADEPEWSQRRLHNVLFGHPLLDLQGVPWRRGVAVGPLLTLNLTVASHLIGTPFLPDLKGVVLVIEDIGEAPYRIDRMLTQWRLAGLLQSLSGLGFGRFLGCDDGSDSGGFSLDEVLRERTADLGIPVVANLLVGHGPGGNAALPVGAIATLDGDHGVLSVGANPGVLPAPLRPQ from the coding sequence ATGCCCAACACAGAGAGGTCTGAGTTGTTGCTTTCCCCTCTTCAGAGTGGTGATGAGGTGGCCGTCGTGGCCGCCAGCTCTGCGCTTGACAACACTGACAACCTTTTGCGAGGGATCTCGATACTGAGCAGCTGGGGATTGCGGATCCGTCCGGATTTCATCAGCCAACGGCGCTGGGGGTATCTGGCTGGACGGGATGACGAGCGTCGGGGTGATTTCCAATCGGTTCCCCATGCATCCCTCTTGGCCTGTGCTCGCGGTGGCTGGGGCGCTGCCAGGCTTTTGGAGCAACCTTTTGCTTGGCAGCCAGGATGGTTGCTGGGTTTCTCGGACGTGACTGCACTGCTCTGCGCTCGAATGGCAGCAGGTGTGAGCGGTGGGGTCCATGGGCCCTTAATCACAACCCTCGCCGATGAACCCGAGTGGAGCCAGCGGCGACTGCACAACGTTCTCTTTGGCCATCCTCTGCTGGATCTTCAAGGGGTGCCCTGGCGGAGAGGCGTGGCTGTCGGTCCATTGTTAACTCTGAATTTAACGGTGGCTTCCCATTTGATTGGGACTCCTTTTCTGCCAGACCTAAAGGGAGTTGTGTTGGTCATTGAAGACATCGGCGAAGCCCCCTATCGGATTGATCGCATGCTCACGCAGTGGCGATTAGCAGGTCTGCTCCAATCGCTTTCAGGTCTTGGATTCGGTCGATTCCTTGGCTGCGATGACGGGTCGGATTCTGGTGGATTCAGCTTGGACGAGGTGTTGCGAGAGCGCACCGCTGACTTAGGGATTCCCGTGGTGGCAAATCTGCTTGTGGGGCACGGCCCGGGAGGAAATGCAGCCTTACCAGTTGGCGCGATCGCCACCCTTGATGGTGATCATGGTGTTTTGAGCGTGGGTGCTAACCCAGGCGTTCTGCCAGCACCGCTGCGGCCACAGTGA